One segment of Pasteurella skyensis DNA contains the following:
- the yecR gene encoding YecR family lipoprotein — translation MKKLLVVSLLSLVLTGCAVQEKEMYAVGGSKSDGIVEMAVTKQPFERVQVNKEKTLQTVIRKCKAWGYSNAEPFGGSTRGCNSMWGGDCMEYIMKVKYQCTNN, via the coding sequence ATGAAAAAGTTATTAGTAGTTAGTTTGTTAAGTCTTGTTTTAACAGGGTGTGCGGTTCAAGAAAAGGAAATGTATGCTGTTGGTGGTAGCAAGTCAGATGGAATTGTTGAAATGGCTGTTACTAAGCAACCATTTGAACGTGTTCAAGTAAACAAAGAGAAAACGTTACAGACAGTTATTAGAAAATGTAAAGCGTGGGGATACTCTAATGCAGAGCCATTTGGTGGCTCTACGAGAGGTTGTAACTCTATGTGGGGTGGTGACTGTATGGAATACATAATGAAAGTTAAATACCAGTGTACAAATAATTAA
- a CDS encoding phage minor tail protein L, whose product MPQLISNEFKLELAKLEQDTMIELWEVDLRNLTDQDGMNGELYRFYAGTNEELKPIVWQGKKYQPFGVKADGFETSGTGTSNRPNLTIANINGFVTGLVNRFEQCLGAVVRRHLVYAQYLDAENFSEGNDNADPSQEVLSYFVVEQLSALKREIATFVLALPTETDNAIIPLRTVTIACHWVYRSSECGYTGGAIADEKDQRTSDIKKDKCSGLISGCKLRNNTMNYGGFISVNKLR is encoded by the coding sequence ATGCCACAGCTAATAAGTAATGAGTTTAAGTTGGAACTTGCTAAACTCGAGCAAGACACAATGATTGAATTGTGGGAAGTCGATTTACGCAATCTTACAGACCAAGACGGAATGAATGGCGAACTATATCGTTTCTACGCAGGTACAAATGAAGAATTAAAGCCGATTGTTTGGCAGGGTAAGAAATACCAGCCTTTCGGTGTAAAAGCAGACGGTTTTGAAACGTCAGGGACAGGCACATCAAACCGCCCTAATTTGACTATTGCGAATATTAATGGCTTTGTTACAGGATTAGTAAATCGCTTTGAGCAATGCTTAGGTGCTGTTGTTCGCCGTCATCTCGTTTATGCACAATATTTAGATGCTGAAAACTTTAGCGAGGGTAACGATAACGCAGACCCATCTCAAGAAGTGCTAAGCTATTTTGTTGTTGAACAACTCTCAGCATTAAAACGAGAAATAGCAACATTTGTATTAGCACTTCCGACAGAGACTGATAATGCAATTATTCCACTACGGACAGTAACAATAGCTTGTCATTGGGTTTATCGTTCATCTGAATGTGGATATACAGGTGGAGCTATTGCGGATGAAAAAGACCAACGAACATCAGACATTAAGAAAGATAAATGTAGCGGCTTAATCAGCGGTTGTAAGTTGAGAAATAACACAATGAATTACGGCGGATTTATCAGTGTTAATAAATTGAGGTAG
- a CDS encoding phage antirepressor N-terminal domain-containing protein, with amino-acid sequence MSNQISTQTITFNNQSLITFEKDGTQYTAMKPICENIGLAWEAQLARIKRDTVLSQGMIVMITPSNGGDQQMICLPINYSIYGTRKQM; translated from the coding sequence ATGTCTAATCAAATCTCAACCCAAACAATTACATTCAACAATCAATCTTTAATTACTTTTGAAAAAGACGGTACACAATACACTGCAATGAAACCTATTTGTGAAAATATCGGCTTAGCGTGGGAAGCACAATTAGCTAGAATTAAACGTGATACAGTACTTTCACAAGGTATGATCGTTATGATCACACCTTCAAATGGTGGTGATCAACAAATGATTTGCTTACCCATAAACTATTCGATATATGGTACAAGAAAACAAATGTGA
- a CDS encoding DUF4041 domain-containing protein yields MSNEMTALVVFFVFVAILFSFGYWIGFRKAFKKAGVLKAFDEEKKNREVEIEKLENTKNNLLNEEVIASNKLKSVTAQLDNISEKFKVKKKIFEELNDETRHLQEMQRSSAEIEEKYTKLDDKKVVLLELEQNIEALQSEMSLYSDMDKFVSCGIYPLPQYGEVSSGAYNEKLKDIRAKQKEMVRKSQAYSYPDDFLDLTGNRAYDKRLFNNQGKLLITAFNTHCEYLISKISSKNYEATLSKIEKLAETLEKLLIDLEVGISLSYVELKMQECEAYYQYICQKEIEAEEQREIRAQMREEAAAQREIERAIKQAEKEESLIQAALVKAREEMLNATEEQKQKYEEKLKLLENQLAEAEEKGKRALSMAQQTKQGHVYIISNIGSFGEDIFKIGMTRRLEPLDRVKELGDASVPFPFDVHAMIFSDDAPALEKELHNKFELASVNKVNARKEFFELSIKDIKKYLENKGIKTKWTMLAEATEYRQSLAIAERREKRAA; encoded by the coding sequence ATGAGTAATGAAATGACAGCGTTGGTTGTATTCTTCGTTTTTGTAGCAATTTTATTTTCTTTTGGCTATTGGATTGGGTTTAGGAAAGCATTTAAAAAAGCAGGTGTATTAAAAGCTTTTGATGAAGAAAAGAAAAATAGAGAAGTGGAAATAGAAAAATTAGAGAATACAAAGAATAATTTGTTGAATGAAGAAGTTATTGCCTCAAATAAATTAAAAAGTGTAACGGCACAATTAGATAATATAAGTGAAAAATTTAAAGTAAAGAAAAAAATATTTGAAGAATTGAACGATGAAACAAGGCATCTTCAAGAAATGCAAAGATCATCAGCAGAGATAGAAGAGAAATATACAAAATTAGATGATAAGAAAGTGGTTCTTTTGGAGTTAGAACAGAATATTGAAGCATTACAGAGTGAAATGTCTTTATATTCGGATATGGATAAATTTGTTAGTTGTGGTATTTACCCTCTTCCTCAATATGGTGAGGTAAGTAGTGGAGCATATAACGAGAAATTAAAAGATATAAGAGCAAAACAGAAAGAAATGGTTAGAAAAAGCCAAGCGTATTCTTACCCTGATGATTTCTTAGACTTAACAGGAAATAGGGCTTATGATAAACGTCTTTTTAATAATCAAGGTAAATTACTTATCACAGCATTTAATACCCATTGTGAATATTTAATTAGTAAGATAAGCTCTAAAAATTACGAAGCTACTTTATCTAAAATAGAAAAACTAGCAGAAACATTAGAAAAACTCCTGATTGATTTAGAAGTTGGAATATCCTTGTCTTACGTTGAATTAAAAATGCAAGAATGTGAGGCTTATTATCAATATATTTGTCAGAAAGAAATAGAAGCTGAAGAGCAGAGAGAAATACGAGCTCAGATGAGAGAAGAGGCTGCTGCACAAAGGGAAATTGAAAGAGCTATTAAACAAGCTGAGAAAGAAGAAAGTTTAATTCAGGCTGCATTGGTTAAAGCTAGAGAAGAAATGTTGAATGCTACGGAAGAGCAAAAACAAAAATATGAAGAAAAATTAAAACTCCTTGAAAATCAATTAGCAGAGGCTGAAGAAAAAGGGAAAAGGGCATTATCAATGGCTCAGCAAACAAAACAAGGACATGTTTATATTATTAGTAATATAGGTAGTTTTGGTGAAGATATCTTTAAAATTGGTATGACTAGACGTTTAGAACCATTAGATCGAGTTAAAGAGTTAGGAGATGCTTCTGTCCCATTCCCATTTGATGTTCATGCAATGATTTTTAGTGATGACGCTCCAGCATTGGAGAAAGAATTACATAATAAATTTGAGCTTGCGTCTGTTAATAAAGTGAATGCAAGAAAAGAATTTTTTGAACTTAGCATTAAGGACATAAAAAAATATCTTGAAAATAAAGGTATTAAAACAAAATGGACAATGCTAGCAGAGGCAACGGAATATCGTCAAAGTTTGGCAATAGCGGAGCGTCGAGAAAAAAGAGCTGCTTAA
- a CDS encoding DUF4376 domain-containing protein, translated as MKVFLFNSKLISAISKKEEITEDTFLITEAEEKLIRETQRFGGFFWIAEDGSLGISGVPPAPTSDYQWDDGTKSWIIDIESKNARLKKERKEVWEKIKKKRYQACQGGVYIESVGKWFHTDLVSEIGYQQLINNLSLGIWVDVKWKTMSGDFVDMTEELLKEIHAKKFSEYQLNYFNAERHHAQLKTCENPLAYDFSSGWTEEYIDSEQYVSTYANASPA; from the coding sequence ATGAAAGTCTTTCTATTCAACAGTAAATTAATTTCTGCTATTTCTAAAAAGGAAGAAATCACGGAAGATACATTTTTAATCACGGAAGCGGAAGAAAAACTTATTAGAGAAACCCAACGCTTCGGTGGTTTTTTTTGGATTGCCGAAGACGGTAGTTTAGGTATTTCAGGAGTGCCACCAGCGCCAACTTCGGATTATCAATGGGATGATGGGACGAAAAGTTGGATTATCGATATTGAATCAAAAAATGCTCGTCTTAAAAAAGAGCGTAAAGAGGTCTGGGAAAAAATCAAGAAAAAGCGCTATCAAGCTTGTCAAGGTGGGGTTTATATAGAGTCTGTAGGAAAATGGTTTCATACTGATCTAGTTTCTGAAATCGGTTATCAGCAATTAATTAACAATCTTTCTTTAGGAATTTGGGTAGATGTAAAATGGAAAACAATGAGCGGTGATTTTGTTGATATGACAGAAGAACTACTCAAAGAAATTCACGCTAAGAAGTTCTCTGAATATCAGCTTAACTATTTTAATGCAGAAAGACATCACGCACAGTTAAAAACTTGTGAAAATCCGTTAGCATATGATTTTTCAAGCGGTTGGACTGAAGAGTATATTGATTCTGAGCAATATGTTAGCACTTATGCCAATGCAAGTCCCGCGTAA
- a CDS encoding tail assembly protein, which produces MVGVRFYGSLTRFGDKFELDVQDTAEALRALTSQIQGLKQAFQQGLFKVRIGSKYIDSRYLEKGLFQKLKKGQTVHFTPVLKGAKKQGLFQTIVGVVMIVVGVMTSWAGGSALVASGIGMMIGGVAQMLTKTPEMNTGDEAEKKKSTHFSNLSNMTAQGRPVPLAYGKIRTGSLVISQGVETFDEEVVVE; this is translated from the coding sequence ATGGTTGGAGTTAGATTTTACGGTAGCCTTACAAGATTTGGCGATAAATTCGAATTAGATGTACAAGACACTGCTGAAGCATTAAGAGCATTAACTTCGCAAATACAAGGGCTAAAGCAAGCCTTTCAACAAGGATTATTTAAAGTCAGAATTGGAAGTAAGTACATTGACTCTCGTTATTTAGAAAAAGGGTTGTTTCAGAAATTAAAAAAAGGTCAAACAGTACATTTTACACCAGTGTTGAAAGGAGCTAAGAAGCAAGGCTTATTCCAAACAATTGTTGGTGTGGTTATGATTGTTGTAGGAGTTATGACATCTTGGGCGGGTGGTTCGGCATTGGTTGCTTCAGGTATTGGTATGATGATTGGTGGTGTTGCTCAAATGCTAACCAAAACGCCAGAAATGAATACAGGAGATGAGGCTGAGAAGAAAAAATCTACCCACTTTTCTAATTTATCAAATATGACTGCGCAAGGTCGTCCTGTTCCGTTAGCTTATGGAAAAATCAGAACAGGATCGTTAGTTATTTCGCAAGGTGTTGAAACCTTTGATGAAGAAGTGGTTGTTGAATAA
- a CDS encoding C40 family peptidase, which yields MNISEKLKAELINYAKQKEPQEMCGFIVSDGNENQFVACENIAIEPTVYFEISPNDYLKASNKGKIVAVVHSHPDGEPTLSIADRQMQHNSGLDWWLVCNDDLQIFPKIPPLIGRSFEYGSSDCYTIARDFYRLSGIDFPDFERADKWWKDTNLYLDNIEKQGFEKLEEGESLQIGDVILVQVGADVPNHAGIYIGEQMILHHSPKRLSKRDLYDGYWLKHTHSIWRYKKWLELDFTVALQDLAINSN from the coding sequence ATGAATATATCAGAAAAATTAAAAGCAGAATTGATAAACTATGCTAAGCAAAAAGAACCGCAAGAAATGTGCGGTTTTATTGTTTCTGATGGCAATGAAAATCAATTTGTTGCTTGTGAAAATATTGCAATTGAACCTACAGTTTATTTTGAAATATCGCCTAATGATTATTTAAAAGCGAGTAACAAAGGCAAAATTGTAGCAGTAGTTCACTCACACCCTGACGGAGAGCCAACGCTCTCTATTGCGGATAGGCAAATGCAACATAATTCAGGCTTAGATTGGTGGTTAGTCTGTAATGATGATTTGCAAATTTTTCCTAAAATCCCACCGCTTATAGGTCGTTCATTCGAATATGGTTCAAGCGATTGCTATACCATTGCGAGAGATTTTTATAGATTGTCAGGTATAGACTTTCCTGATTTTGAACGAGCTGACAAATGGTGGAAAGACACCAATTTATATTTAGACAATATTGAAAAACAAGGGTTTGAGAAGCTAGAAGAGGGAGAGTCATTACAGATTGGTGATGTTATCCTTGTTCAAGTTGGAGCAGATGTGCCTAATCACGCAGGTATTTATATCGGTGAGCAAATGATTTTACACCACAGTCCCAAGCGTTTGTCAAAGCGAGATTTATACGATGGGTATTGGTTAAAGCATACACATAGCATTTGGAGATACAAAAAATGGTTGGAGTTAGATTTTACGGTAGCCTTACAAGATTTGGCGATAAATTCGAATTAG
- a CDS encoding phage tail protein: MGKGGESGHTPYEAKDSGRSKQNVKIVEIVSEGEIQGLQDGFKSVYLDNTPVQASDDSYNFKNLFAESRRGTQDQTAMTGFNTSEKEIAVSKQVRKKTPLTHTITDSNVTRLRLTLGVQSLFHQNDQGDTYGSEATFRVTIGDNSHIITISGKYSSQYLRKYIFTDLPETPFIVRVERINEDSTSSRLQNNTIWASYTEIIDTDFSYPNTALAGIKFDSDYFSSVPSRTYDVYGIKVRVPSNYNPHTRQYDGIWDGTFKTEWTNNPAWILYDVVTSKRYGLGQRLGDFGVDKWALYQAGQYCDQIVPDGFGGEEPRFVCNAWITDQKSAYNLINDICSIFRAMPVWNGRELTIVMDRPTDPVWTYTNANVIDGEFTYTYSALKSRHNAIHVEWSDPTNNYQKTIEYVSDDDLIRRNGLNVKKVKAFGCTSRGQAHRTGLWILQTEKLETKTVTFKVGTEGLMHIPGDIIKVADVSYAGTDIGGRVSAVNGKVVTLDREIEITDNSYFSYIDNSARPRDIKIESVNGHQITLENEPTGLQDLGVWSLTTQTIKPQLFKALTISEEEKGKYSILALQHEPQKENIVDNGVIFSAQEDTLHRTPTVDNVAINVNQGSATVTADTSNGSGTAQYDIRIYKDGQLYDTKLGQKSPTAKLDNLANGDYSVTIVAKNDDGQVLNTKTNDFVIDKPPRPTAVEITNGLKNVVLEWQYVDDTTETEIFVSETDDIKTAEKLAKVTAQMYSHEVGANKIRYYWLRHTRGINNGEFYKNAGLKAQTSVDIDDEIDVLKSAFNYDKLINDEIEHRKAGEKILNSKITTEATQRQQALLVQAQQFGTKITAVETATNEQSQQLARLTAVKNNLVAGLEQERAARIAGDNAEAQARQTLVSQVNTNKAGISTLSQTVANNQQSAASQLTTLTAKVDNIEVGARNYFLNSKAPLSAYGSRIRYKRNWLSETIKRGTSVVVQIKAKCDKDNVGYSQYFNTDNSYQAFDKKLSTKWQVLTLKRVLTGNLTPDNTTFHLQASVAVNPEIEWIKVSVGDVATDWTPAPEDLKNEVTAEISSFKETQATQNSAFTNQLTTLTAKVENFNPDNLVRTNLDLTNLDENTWYPVVSSRLGCVAKYFFRVSKELVAQSHRTSWGSDYGFSMLCQWTTNGCGWGVIDVQRNIEEFTFKSVKDNKSPILKLSQMEISSQEVFYLRGGETYWIDTEKNVSVTLHPSGYSNRDDAYKQTVMPISYRSEWAPVTLAKKVSSTYTLKTQAIAGNRKAIAGITLGSSIDGQAVESSVNVLANNFNVAASENGELQPLFTVQEEKAVLAPALIAKGGITTSHLAANAVSADKISSGAITADKLSVSKLSALSSNLGDITAGSIDIGNGKFKVNSSGQVSIKGAGKDVGLVIDSERITVYDTNGKIRVRMGKL; this comes from the coding sequence ATGGGAAAAGGTGGAGAAAGCGGACACACTCCTTACGAAGCTAAAGATAGCGGTCGTTCTAAACAAAATGTTAAGATTGTTGAGATTGTGTCAGAGGGTGAAATACAAGGACTACAAGATGGTTTTAAATCTGTTTATCTTGACAACACACCTGTTCAAGCTAGTGATGATAGCTATAATTTTAAAAATTTATTTGCAGAAAGCCGTCGTGGTACACAAGACCAAACGGCGATGACAGGTTTTAATACGAGTGAAAAAGAAATCGCAGTAAGTAAACAAGTTCGCAAGAAAACTCCTTTGACTCACACGATAACCGATAGCAATGTAACTCGCCTACGTTTAACATTAGGCGTTCAGTCATTGTTTCACCAAAACGATCAAGGTGATACTTATGGTTCAGAAGCTACTTTTAGAGTAACAATAGGTGATAATAGTCATATTATCACTATTAGCGGTAAATACAGTTCTCAATATTTAAGAAAATATATTTTTACAGATTTACCTGAAACCCCTTTTATCGTTCGAGTTGAGCGAATAAATGAAGATAGTACAAGTAGCCGACTACAAAACAACACAATTTGGGCGAGTTATACAGAAATCATTGATACAGATTTTAGCTATCCAAACACAGCATTGGCAGGCATTAAATTCGATTCTGATTATTTCTCATCTGTTCCAAGTCGTACTTATGATGTTTATGGTATTAAAGTTCGAGTACCAAGCAATTACAACCCTCATACTCGTCAATATGATGGAATTTGGGACGGTACTTTTAAAACAGAATGGACGAACAATCCTGCTTGGATACTTTATGATGTAGTAACAAGTAAACGTTACGGTTTGGGGCAACGCTTAGGAGATTTTGGAGTAGATAAATGGGCGTTATATCAGGCTGGGCAATATTGTGACCAGATTGTTCCAGATGGCTTCGGCGGTGAAGAGCCTCGTTTTGTATGTAATGCTTGGATAACAGATCAAAAATCTGCTTATAATTTAATTAATGATATTTGCTCAATTTTTAGAGCAATGCCTGTGTGGAATGGTCGAGAACTAACTATTGTGATGGATAGACCGACAGATCCTGTTTGGACTTATACCAATGCAAATGTTATTGATGGCGAATTTACTTACACATACTCAGCATTAAAATCTCGCCACAATGCTATTCACGTAGAATGGAGCGATCCAACAAATAATTATCAGAAAACAATTGAGTATGTTTCTGATGATGATTTAATCCGTAGAAATGGTTTAAATGTGAAGAAAGTCAAAGCCTTTGGTTGTACATCTCGTGGTCAAGCACACCGTACTGGCTTATGGATTTTACAAACTGAAAAACTAGAGACAAAAACAGTTACATTTAAAGTCGGTACAGAGGGCTTAATGCACATACCTGGCGACATTATCAAAGTTGCCGATGTGTCTTATGCAGGCACAGATATTGGCGGACGAGTTTCTGCGGTAAATGGTAAGGTAGTTACTTTAGATCGTGAAATTGAAATTACTGATAATAGTTATTTTAGCTATATTGATAACTCCGCACGCCCACGAGACATCAAGATTGAGAGTGTAAACGGTCATCAAATTACGTTAGAAAATGAGCCAACAGGCTTACAAGATTTAGGCGTATGGTCTTTGACTACACAGACGATTAAACCTCAACTTTTTAAAGCCTTGACTATTAGCGAAGAGGAGAAAGGCAAGTATTCAATTTTAGCCTTACAACACGAGCCGCAGAAAGAGAATATTGTTGATAATGGAGTTATATTTTCAGCTCAGGAAGATACTCTCCATAGAACGCCAACAGTTGATAATGTCGCAATCAATGTTAATCAAGGTAGTGCTACTGTTACCGCTGACACTTCAAACGGCAGTGGTACAGCTCAATATGATATTAGAATTTATAAAGATGGACAGCTTTATGATACTAAATTAGGTCAAAAATCTCCGACAGCTAAGTTAGATAATTTAGCTAATGGTGATTATAGTGTCACCATTGTAGCTAAAAATGACGATGGTCAAGTGTTAAACACGAAGACCAATGATTTTGTTATCGACAAGCCACCAAGACCAACAGCCGTAGAAATCACAAATGGTTTAAAAAACGTTGTTCTTGAGTGGCAATACGTTGATGACACAACAGAAACCGAGATTTTTGTATCAGAAACCGACGATATAAAAACCGCAGAAAAATTAGCAAAAGTGACCGCTCAAATGTACTCGCACGAAGTCGGAGCGAACAAAATCCGTTACTACTGGCTACGTCATACACGTGGAATTAACAACGGCGAGTTCTATAAAAATGCAGGTTTGAAAGCTCAGACATCTGTCGATATCGATGACGAAATTGACGTATTAAAAAGTGCGTTTAATTACGATAAGCTAATTAATGATGAGATAGAGCATAGAAAAGCTGGAGAAAAAATACTCAACAGCAAAATTACAACAGAAGCAACACAACGCCAACAAGCATTGCTTGTACAAGCTCAACAATTCGGCACTAAAATCACAGCTGTTGAAACTGCGACAAATGAGCAATCTCAACAACTTGCACGATTAACTGCAGTTAAAAATAATTTAGTTGCAGGGTTAGAGCAAGAAAGAGCCGCAAGAATTGCGGGCGATAACGCAGAAGCGCAAGCGAGACAGACTTTAGTTAGCCAAGTGAACACTAACAAAGCGGGTATTAGTACATTATCTCAAACTGTTGCGAATAATCAGCAATCAGCGGCAAGTCAGTTAACAACACTGACCGCTAAAGTTGATAATATTGAGGTCGGCGCAAGAAACTACTTTTTAAATTCCAAAGCCCCTTTGTCAGCGTATGGCTCGAGAATTAGATACAAGCGCAACTGGCTGTCTGAGACTATTAAAAGAGGCACTTCTGTTGTTGTTCAGATAAAAGCGAAGTGCGATAAAGACAATGTGGGATACAGTCAGTATTTTAACACTGATAACAGTTATCAAGCGTTTGATAAAAAGCTAAGTACAAAATGGCAAGTATTAACGTTAAAAAGAGTATTAACAGGCAACTTAACCCCCGACAACACGACATTTCATTTACAAGCTAGTGTTGCAGTGAACCCAGAAATTGAATGGATTAAAGTTAGTGTTGGGGATGTCGCAACTGATTGGACACCAGCCCCTGAAGACTTAAAAAATGAAGTTACAGCTGAAATATCTTCATTTAAAGAAACGCAGGCTACTCAAAACTCGGCTTTTACAAATCAGCTGACTACGTTAACTGCAAAAGTCGAGAATTTTAATCCCGATAATCTCGTTAGAACTAATCTAGATTTGACGAATCTGGATGAAAATACTTGGTATCCTGTGGTGAGCTCAAGACTTGGGTGTGTGGCAAAATATTTTTTTAGGGTTTCAAAAGAACTTGTTGCACAGTCACATCGGACGAGCTGGGGTAGCGATTATGGCTTCTCAATGCTCTGCCAATGGACGACCAACGGGTGTGGTTGGGGTGTAATAGATGTTCAAAGAAATATCGAGGAATTTACATTTAAAAGCGTAAAAGATAACAAATCGCCAATCTTAAAACTCAGTCAAATGGAAATATCAAGCCAAGAAGTTTTCTATCTAAGAGGTGGCGAAACTTATTGGATAGACACTGAAAAAAATGTAAGTGTTACACTACATCCTTCGGGCTATAGCAATAGAGATGACGCATACAAACAGACTGTAATGCCGATTTCTTATAGAAGTGAATGGGCGCCAGTGACTCTAGCTAAAAAAGTCTCTTCAACGTACACGCTTAAGACACAAGCAATTGCGGGAAATAGAAAAGCAATAGCTGGGATTACACTTGGTTCTAGTATAGATGGTCAAGCAGTCGAATCTTCAGTAAACGTACTCGCAAATAACTTTAATGTTGCTGCGAGTGAAAATGGAGAGTTGCAACCCTTATTTACAGTGCAAGAAGAAAAAGCGGTATTGGCTCCCGCGCTTATAGCAAAAGGCGGTATTACAACGTCGCATCTCGCAGCCAATGCTGTTTCGGCAGATAAAATATCTTCAGGAGCGATAACTGCTGATAAGTTAAGTGTAAGTAAATTGTCGGCGCTTAGTTCGAACTTAGGAGATATTACTGCGGGAAGTATTGATATAGGAAACGGTAAGTTCAAAGTAAATTCGTCTGGGCAAGTCAGCATTAAAGGCGCAGGCAAAGATGTTGGCTTGGTAATAGATTCAGAACGTATAACAGTTTATGACACTAACGGAAAGATACGGGTGCGTATGGGTAAATTATAA